The Halomonas sp. HAL1 genome segment TATCTCCCTAGCGTAAAAACGAGAACCCAAAAAACGGTAGTCAAAAAGTACCCAAAAAAACAAGCGGAAAGCTTGCCAGCAGGCACGAATGACGCGAGCGTAACGCCACCACCGCGCGGCGGCAAGTGCTGTTTGCCGCTATTGACGTTGATAAAGCCGTGCGGTGCTTTCACCCGCCTGGGTTTCGCGGTGTAACTGCCAGTTGGCGGGCACCTCAGGCGCAAGCGATGTCTCGGTTTCGAGGTAAATCATTGCCCCGTCACTCAACCAGCCGCCACTCTCCAGCGCCTTACAGCACGGTTCGGCCAACTGCTGATGAAAGGGCGGATCGAGGAACACTAGTGAATAGGGCTGTGCAGGACGTGTCAGGTAGGCCTGAACATCGTTAATATGCACCGTGCTTGAGGTAATATGCAGAGATGCCAGATTAGTCGACAGCTGCGCTGCCACGCGCGGGTCGCGCTCGACAAAATCGACACAGGCCGCACCGCGAGAGACCGCTTCAATGCCGAGTGCGCCGGTACCGGCGAAGAGGTCGAGCACCTGCTGACCATAAAGCTGCTGTCCTAGCCAGTTGAACAGCGTTTCACGCACGCGGTCAGGTGTTGGACGCAAGCCTGGGCTATCCAATATAGGCAACTGACGGCGGCGAAACTCACCGCCGATAATGCGCAGTTTGCCAAGCGATTTGCCACCTCGCTGAGCAGGCGTGCGGCGGGAGGCGGATGAGCGGGAGGAGCGTTGTCGTGTCATGAGGCGGATTGTAGCGGGCTGCTTATCCAAAGTCTCGGGTTAGGGTGTTAGCATAACCTTAATGTTCACTATTTATATCGAGTAACACACATGTTTGGTTTTTTTAAGCGTAAGAATAAGCAAGACCCGCAGCAGGCGCCCCAAGACTCGCAGCAGGCGCCCCAAGACTCGCAGCAGGCGCCAGAGGAAGAGCAGCGTCTAAAAGATCAGCCTCAAAAGCGAGCTGATGAGGGTGACATCGAGGCGCCAGATACTTCTTCGGAAGCCGTTGAAGAGACTCCGCCCGTGCCGGATACTTTGCCAGAGCCAGAGCCAGAGCCAGAGCCAGAGCCAGAGCCAGAGCCAGAGCCAGAGCCAGAGCCAGAGCCAGAGCCAGAGCCAGAGCCAGAGCCAGAGCCAGAGCCAGAGCCCGTTCGTGAAACGGCGCAACGTCCTGCTTTACAGGAAAAGCCCGTCGCCGAAAAAAGTAAACAGCAAGGCGAACAGAAAGGCTGGTTTGCACGTATCAAATCAGGCCTAGGGAAAACCCGTGCCAATTTAACCGACGGCATCGCCGATCTGTTTTTAGGCAAGAAACAGATTGATGACGAGCTGCTGGAAGACCTGGAAACGCAGCTGCTAATGGCCGATGTCGGTATTGACGCGACGACCGAGATTATTGGGCGCCTGGAAGCGCGCGTCTCACGCAAAGAGCTAAATAACCCTGAGGCGCTTTACCGTGGCTTGCAGGAAGAGCTGTCTACTATGCTGGCGCCGGTCGCCAAGCCGCTGGTGCTGGAGAAGGCGGGCAAGGGGCCGTTTGTTATTTTAGTGGTAGGCGTTAACGGCGTGGGTAAAACCACCACCATCGGCAAACTTACCCAGCGCTTTCAGCGCGAAGGCAAAAGCGTCATGTTGGCGGCCGGTGACACTTTCCGTGCCGCGGCCGTTGAGCAGCTCAAAGTATGGGGCGAACGCAACCATGTGCCGGTAATCGCCCAGCACACTGGCGCGGACAGCGCCTCGGTGATTTACGATGCGGTAGCGGCCGCCACTGCGCGAGGTGTTGATGTGCTGATCGCCGACACCGCCGGGCGGCTGCATAACAAAAGCCACTTGATGGAAGAGCTGAAAAAAGTCCACCGAGTAATGCAGAAGCTAGATGACACCGCGCCACACGAGGTGATGCTGGTGTTGGATGCGGGCACCGGACAAAACGCTATTTCCCAGGCCAGCACCTTTAATGATGCCGTGCCAGTTAGCGGGATCACGCTAACCAAACTGGATGGTACCGCCAAAGGCGGCATTATCTTTGCACTGGCCAAACAGTTGGAAACACCCATTCGCTTTATCGGCGTAGGGGAGGGTATTGACGACCTGCGCCCCTTCGAGGCTAATGATTTTGTCCATGCGTTGTTTGACCGCCAAGGGGACGATGCCAGCGCATGATCGCCTTTGAGCATGTGGGAAAACGCTACGGCGGTCGCTTCGAAGCGCTGGCGCATCTCAATTTTCGGGTCGCTCGGGGCGAGATGGTGTTTCTGACCGGCCACTCCGGTGCGGGGAAAAGCTCGCTACTACGCTTAGTGATGCGCCTTGAGAAACCTAGCCGCGGACGCGTGGTCGTGGCGGGGCACGATATTGCCCAACTGCATGCCAGCCAGGTGCCGTTCTATCGGCGCCAAATTGGCGTGGTCTTTCAGGATCACCAGCTGCTATTTGATCGCAGTATTTTCCACAATGTCTCGCTGCCACTGGAGATTCAGGGGGTTGAGCCCCGTGAAGCCGCCCGCCGTGTGCGCGCAGCGTTAGATAAAGTGGGGCTGCTGCACCGTGAAAAGGCCTTGCCGATAGAACTCTCTGGTGGCGAGCAGCAGCGCGTTGGCATCGCCCGGGCGGTGGTCAATAAGCCTGCGCTACTGCTCGCCGATGAGCCTACGGGTAATCTGGATCCACAGCTGTCAGCGGATATTATGGCGCTGTTTGAGGATTTTAACCGAATTGGTACCACGGTAATGATCGCCAGCCACGACTTGGCCCTGATTGCCCAGTTGCGCCACCGCATCCTGCGTTTAAGCGATGGTCGTTTGGTGGCCGACGAGGGGGCAGCATGAAGTCCTCCGCGACCCCAAGGCGCCAGCAGGGAGCGGCATTAAAAACGCCGCGAAAAACCGCTGCTAAACCACCGGCCGATAAACCCTCGCAGCGAGGTGCACGTTCCCAACAAACGCGCTTTTCCAGCCGTCTGCGGGCCTGGGGACGCCACCATCGCAGCATGGCATGGGATAGTTTTCAGCGCTTGGTGCGTTATCCTTTGGGTAATCTGCTGACGATGCTAGCCATCGCCATTGCCCTGGTGCTGCCCGCTGCGCTGTGGTTGACCCTGGACAGTGCGCGCCTGCTGGATGCCGAGCTTGATGAAAGCGCCACGCTCACCGTTTATTTGGAATTGAGCACCGATGATGCCCAGGCACAACGTATAGAAGAAGCGGTCAGCGCCGAGCAGAGCGTGCTTGAGACGCAGTTGATTAGCGCTGAGCAAGGCATGGCTGAGTTTCAGCAGTCGCTGGGGCTGGATAATGCCTTGGCGGGTCTGGAGAGCAACCCGCTGCCCATCAGTATCGTGGTGCACCCGTCAAGCATCGAACCGGCCGCCATGCAACAGTTGGCTGCTACGCTTGAAGCCTTTTCCGGGGTTGATGAGGTGCGTCTTGATCTGGCCTGGGTGGAGCGCCTGAGAAACCTGGCTGAACTGGGAAGGCGCGTTGCGCTGGCGCTGGGAGCGCTGTTTGGCCTGGGCGTTTTGCTGGTGGTTGGCAACACTATTCGCCTGTCGGTGGAAAGTCGCCGCCGTGAGATTGAAGTGGTGATGCTGATTGGCGCCACTCACGCCTTCGTCAGACGCCCATTCCTGTACAGCGGCGCTTGGTACGGTGTTGGTGGTGGGCTGTTAGCGCTGGGTCTGTTAGGCCTGGGCAATCATTGGCTTTCCCTCCCGGTAGCTGCCCTGGCGGCGAGCTACGGTGCCAGCTTCTCATTACCTCAACTCGACGTGACAGGCTCTACAATTCTGCTATCTTGCAGTACACTACTAGGCTGGTTGGGTGCTTGGTTGGCGGTAACTCGCCATCTCTCAAGTATTCGCCCAAAATGATTCAGCAGGCCGATTCAATAGCGCGTGAACCTTATTCTCGCGATAAGGTCTTTGTAAGACAGAATTTAAGGTAATAGGTTATTGATAACGTGCTACGTCAACCACGATGGGTTACAGGGGAGACCACCTGCACATGAGCACTAGTCTTATACCGGTGGGGCAGCTTTCACCCGGCGGTGATCTGGGCGGCTATATCCGCGCAGTCAATGGAATTTCGGTTTTAACCGCCGATGAAGAGCGAGAGCTCGCCTATCGTCTTTACGATGACGGTGATCTAGAAGCTGCTCGGCGTTTAGTTATGTCACATCTGCGCTTTGTGGTTCACATTGCGCGTAGTTATTCTGGCTATGGGTTACCCCAAGCAGATTTAATTCAAGAAGGTAACGTCGGCTTAATGAAAGCCGTCAAGCGCTTCGATCCTAATCAAGGCGTTCGATTGGTCTCTTTTGCCGTGCATTGGATCAAAGCGGAAATTCACGAATTTGTGCTGCGTAACTGGCGCATCGTCAAGATTGCCACCACCAAAGCGCAGCGTAAGCTGTTCTTTAATCTACGTAGTGCGAAGAAGCGTTTGGCGTGGCTGAACAACGACGAAGTGTCCGCCATTGCCAAGGATCTCGACGTCAAGCCTGAGATAGTGCGCGATATGGAAGGGCGTCTCTCCTCTTACGATGCCGGTTTTGACGCGCCCGCAGGCGATGATGAAGAGAGTACCTATCAGGCGCCGGTGCATTTCCTGGATGACGCCGCATCAGACCCTGCCACGCAGTTGGAAGATAGCAACTTCGAGGAAGACTCGACGCGTCGGTTGCAGGTTGCTCTTGAGGGGCTTGATGAGCGCTCGCGGGATATCCTACAGCGCCGCTGGTTAGCCGATAGTAAAGAGACGTTGCATGATCTGGCCGATGTTTATGGGGTTAGCGCTGAGCGTATTCGTCAGCTTGAAAAGAACGCGATGAAAAAGCTGCGCCAGAAAATGGGCGAGCCGATGGTGGCTTAAGTATCAGCTGGCTAGTATTTGTCGTCTTAAAAAACCGGCCCCTGCAAAGGGAGCCGGTTTTTTGTGTAGCCTTCACCTGCGGCTTAGCCTATGCGGGCTGTACCGCCGCGCGTAGTAATTGCGCAGATAATAGCGACCATTGATCTTCCCAGTGTTGGGTGGGCAGGCGCTTAAAGTCGCTGCGTACGTACTGCGAAATCCGACCTTCTGCCTGGGCCGCTAGTAAATTAGCAGCGGCGGAAGCGGGAATCGTAGGGCGCAGACCTTCACGCAGCTCGGCTTCGCGCAGAATCTGTTTGAGCTGCATCTCCAGGCGTTCAAACAGTTGGTTGACCCGCTGGCGTAGCCTTGCGGTTTCGCCGGTGAGTACGTCGCCTCCCATTACCCGGGCCAGCCCAGGATTTTTCTCGGCGAAGCCCAGCAGCAGCGCCAAGATGGTGCCGCAGCGGGTAGTGGCGTCGGGTACGTCGTCTAAAATACGCGTAATGCGCTCAAAAATGCTCTCTTCAATAAAATCAATCAGCCCCTCAAACATACGTGCTTTGCTGGGGAAGTGGCGGTAGAGCGCTGCTTCTGAAACACCTACCTGACGAGCGAGAGCGGCGGTAGTAATGCGTTTGCCACTGTCTTCTTCAAGCATTAATGCCAGTGCTTGGAGTATCTGCTCGCGGCGGCGAGGTTTTTGATCTTCGCTCATGATGTGCCCTCCGTCGCGGTTAGCTCGCGTCCGTGATTAGGGTGCCCACCCCAGCATTGGTGAAAATTTCCAGCAATACCGCGTGGGGGACACGGCCATCAATAATGTGCGAGCTATTCACACCGCCTTTCACCGCATCCAGTGCGCAGCGAATTTTGGGCAGCATGCCGCCATAGATAGTGCCATCTTCGATCAGGGCATCGACTTGTGCGGTGGTTAAGCCAGTGAGCACCTCGCCTTCAGCGTTCATGAGGCCGGCGACGTTAGTGAGCAGCATCAGCTTTTCAGCGTTAAGCGCTTCGGCAATCTTGCCTGCTACCAGGTCAGCATTGATATTGTAGCTATGGCCCGCAGCATCGACGCCAATCGGGGCGATTACCGGAATAAAGTCGCGCGCCGCCAGCATCTCAATCAACTCGGTTGAGATCGACTCCACTTCGCCCACGTGGCCGATATCGATAATCTCCGGGGCCGTCATTTCAGGGCTTTGGTGCTCGACCTTAAGTTGGCGGGCACGAATTTGCGCGCCGTCCTTGCCGGTCAGACCGATCGCCTTGCCGCCGCTCTGATTGATCAGGTTGACGATGCTTTTATTAACCAAACCGCCCAGCACCATCTCGACCACGTCCATGGTTTGCGAGTCGGTGACCCGCATGCCGTTGACGAAGCGCGACTCGATGTTGAGCTTTTTGAGTAGGTCACCGATTTGCGGCCCGCCGCCATGCACCACTACCGGGTTGATGCCGACTTCCTTCATTAGCACGATATCGCGGGCAAAGGAGTCAATCAGGGTGCTTTCGGTCATGGCGTTGCCGCCATATTTGACCACCACGGTTTTACCGGAAAACTGCTGAATATAGGGGAGGGCTTCGGAAAGCACCTCCACAACGACCTGCGGGTCGCGACTGGCTGAACTCATGAGGTTGTCCCTTGCGAACGTTTATTATGCTGCTAACGTTTATGTCGATTGTGTCGTGATGGTCGCGCTTTCTAAGCGCGCGATCCCTTCAGCGCCTGACCATGTAAAGAGCTATGTGAAGAGCTATTTGAATAGCTATTTCAAGAGCTATCTATCCAACAATTTGCTTACTGGGGTAGCTCGATATCTGGCGCGACGCGCTGTAGCGCGTTATTAAATACCGCTTTGATACGTGCGAGGGCGGCATCGTCCTTCCCTTCAAAGCGCATGACCAGGGCAGGCGTGGTGTTGGAGGCGCGGCACAACCCCCAGCCATCCGGGTAATCAACGCGAATGCCATCTAACGTGGTTTTGATACCTTCGCCGAAGTCGCCCTCGCGAGCAAGCTTATCCATTAGAGAAAATTTGTTAGCGTCGGTAACCGCAATATTAATCTCTGGGGTACCAACGTCTTGGGGAAATGTGGCGAAAAAAGTATCCGCATCGTCAGGCTGGTTGGCGAGAATTTCTACCAGCCTAGCGGCGGCATAAAGGCCATCGTCAAAACCATACCAGCGCTCTTGGAAAAAAATATGTCCGCTCATCTCTCCGCCCAACTGAGCGCCGGTCTCTTTCATGCGCGCTTTGATCAGGGAGTGACCGGTTCGCCACATCTCAGGCTCGCCCCCAGCATCACTAATCACTTTGACTAGATTGCCGGTGCACTTGATGTCAAAAATCACTTTGGCCCCGGGCTGGCGCGTGAGCATATCGGTGGCAAATACCATCAGCAGGTGGTCAGGATAAATCAGCTTACCGGTGGAGGTGACCACGCCTACTCGGTCGCCATCGCCATCAAAGGCAAGCCCGATATCAGCGCCCGTTTCTTGCACCTTGCGCATCAAATCCTGCATGTTTTCCGGTTTGCCAGGATCCGGGTGGTGATTGGGAAAGTGGCCATCGATCTCATCGAACAGCGCAGTTGTATCAATGCCCAAGCGGGTCAGCAGCTGCGGGCCTAGCTCGCCAGCAACCCCGTTGCCGCAGTCGACCACGGCTTTGATCGGTCGGTTGATCTTAACGTCACCTAAAATACGCGCTAAATACGTTTCGCGAAGATCCTGCTGGGTGATGCTGCCTTGGCCGCTCTCCAGGTTGCCAGACTGGATGCGCTCAAACAGGGCGGTAATTGCATCGCCAGAGAGCGTTTCGCCGCTCAGCACGATTTTAAAGCCGTTATAGTCAGGCGGGTTATGGCTGCCGGTAACCATCACGCCTGACTGGGTGTTTGGCAAGATGTGGGTGGCGAAGTACAACACCGGCGTGGGGACCATGCCGATATCAATAACGTCTCGTCCTGCAGCATTCAGGCCACGCATCAGCGCTGCTTGCAGCCGAGCGCCCGAAAGGCGACCGTCGCGTGCGACTACCACGCTGGATTCTCCCCGCGCGGCGGCTTCCGAGCCCACGGCGCGTCCGATCATTTCTACCGTCTCTTCGGTGAGCGTGTCGTCAACGATACCGCGGATATCGTAGGCGCGAAAAATCGAAGCGGGTACGGTCTGTGCGTTCATAAGCTTCCCAGCTAAACAGAAATTGCCTTGCAAAGGTTTCTTAACCACGTCCTGCCAATCGCTACTGCTAATGGCTATTGCTAATAGCTACTGACTGCCGGTGCTGCCAAACCCGCCGCTGCCCCGCAGGGAGTCTTCAAACGCGTCCACAAGAGCGAGTTCGGCTTGCACAACAGGCACAAGCACGTACTGTGCCAGGCGGTCGAAGGGGGCAAGGGTAAAGTCGCTCTGGCCCCGGTTCCAGACCGAAATCATCAGCTCGCCCTGGTAATCGGAGTCGATCAAGCCGACCAAGTTGCCCAGCACAATACCGTGCTTATGCCCCAAACCGGAGCGCGGCAGAATCATGCCTGCTAAGCCTGGGTCTTCAATATAGATGGCAATGCCCGTGCGCACGAGCTGGCAGTCGCCGGGCGCTAAGGTCAGCGGCGCGTCCAGCAAGGCGCGTAGATCCATGCCTGCAGAGCCTGCCGTTGCATAGGTGGGGAGATAGTCGTGCAAGCGTTCATCTAACACTTTGCACTGCAGGCGGGGGCGGGCACTCATTGGGATTCTCCAGAAGCGTTAGTAGAAGTTGTTTCAGGTGCTGTCGTCGATAGCAGGGCGAGCGCCTGGTGAATGATCGTAGCGGCCAGCTGGGTTTTCGGCTGGGGGGCTTCCGCCCGGCTTTCAACACCTTCTGCGGTGCGCCACAGTAACCATGCGGCATTCTGGTCGCTGCCAAACCCGAGGCCCGCCTGGGAAACATCGTTAGCCACGATCATATCCAGCCCTTTGCGCTGCAGTTTATCCTGCGCGTAGCGCTCTATTTCTTGGGTTTCGGCGGCAAAGCCAACTACCAGCGGGCGCTGCCCAGCGGGAAGCGCCGCTATGCTGGCGATAATGTCAGGATTTTTCACCAGGGTTAGGGTGAGAGTGTCGCTATTGTCCTGCTTCTTGAGCTTGTGCTCGGCGGGGGCTGCCGCACGATAGTCAGCCACCGCCGCACAGCCGATAAACAGTGCCGCTTGGGGCGCTAAGCGCTGTGCTTCACTGTGCATCTGTTCGGCTGACTCAACGTCAATCCGCGTAACGCCCGGCGGGGTGGGTAAGTTAACTGGCCCGCTGATCAGCGTCACCTTAGCGCCTTGCGCCACTGCCGCTGCGGCTAACGCAAAGCCCATTTTTCCCGAACTGTGATTGGAAATATAGCGTACTGGGTCCAGCGGCTCGCGAGTTGGGCCAGCGGTGATCACTACATGAGAAGCGCTGGCGGAGGAGCCGTAATGAGAAGAAGATTGCGCTGCAAACAGTGCCATCACAGCGCTAAATATCTCTTCAGGCTCACTCATGCGGCCAGGCCCTACATCGCCACAGGCTTGATCACCCGCGTCGGGGCCTATCTGCTGCCAACCATCTTGTTGAAGCTGCGCCACATTGCGCTGAGTGGCAGGGTGGCGCCACATTGCCTGGTTCATGGCTGGGGCAATTAGCTTAGGCGCTTCTGACGCTAGGCAGAGCGTGGTAAGCAAATCATCAGCCATGCCGTGCACCAAGCGGGCGATTAAGTCGGCGGTAGCGGGGGCGATGAGTACTATATCCGCCCAGCGGGCGAGCTCAATATGGCCCATGCCTGCTTCGGCTTCCGGGTCGAGTAAGGAAGTGCGCACCGGCTCACCGGAGAGTGCCTGCAGGGTGAGCGGCGTAATAAAGGCCTGAGCCCCATCGGTCATCACTACACGCACCTCGCAGCCCGCTTGCTTGAGCAGGCGCACAAGCAACGCGCTCTTGTAAGCAGCAATACCCGCGCTAACCCCGAGTAGCACCCGTTTGCCGACGAGTGTTGAGGCAGCGGTGAAAGCGTTTATCGGGGTGCTTGTTGTGTCAGCAACAGAAGCCATGTTCAGTCATCCGCATCAGCGTTCGTGAGGAGGCTTACCATACCACTGGCACCACCAATTTGGCATATTGAGAGGAAACAAGGGTAAGCTAGGTTTACTGAGGTTGATCGCGTGATTAGGTTTGAAGGCGGTTTGCGTTAATTACCAAAGGCGGACAACGCGGGAAGGTGCGATGGGAATCAATCACTGGCCAGAGGGTGAGCGGCCGCGGGAGAAGTTATTAAACACAGGCGCCCAGGCGCTTTCAGATGCGGAGTTGCTGGCGATTTTTTTGCGCGTCGGCGTGCAGGGGCGCTCAGCGGTTGATTTGGCGCGGGATTTGCTCACAAGCTTTGGTGGCTTACGCCAACTGCTGGAGGCTGATCAAGCAAGCTTCTGCGCTGCCCATGGGCTAGGTACCGCTAAGTATGCCCAACTACAGGCTACGCTTGAGTTGTCGCGGCGCCATTTGGCTAGCCAAATGGCGCGTGGCAATGCACTGACATCGCCTGCCTTGGTGCGCCATTATCTGAGCTCCCAGCTGCGTCATTTAGGTCATGAAGAGTTTGCTGTGCTTTTTTTGGATACACAGCACCGAATTATTCGCTATGAATCGCTGTTTCGCGGTACCCTAGACAGCGCATCTGTTTACCCCCGCGAAGTTGCCAAGCGCGCTTTAGAACTTAGCGCTGGCGCCGTTATCCTGGCTCACAATCACCCATCGGGTGTGGCAGAGCCAAGCGATGCTGATCGACGAATCACCGAACGCTTAAAAGACGCGCTCGCACTGTTTGAAGTGCGCGTGTTGGATCATTTCGTGGTGGGAGATGGAGAAGTGGTCTCTTTTGCCGAGCGTGGCTGGCTATAAGCAGAATCGACGCGGAGTACATTGCGCGACATTATCTAAGTTAAATGAGCAAAAAGGCGTTTATTTAACCTTTTTAGTGGGTTTTGCTTGCTGCTAGTCGGGTGCTCTGGTATAAAGTGCCACCTTTAAACTTGGGTTGAATAACGGATTTGGATAAAGCTTGGCGGTTAACGGCGCCGACACCTTCCCTGCTCCGGTTTGCCCGACAGTTTTGAACACTCAGGTTCTTATATCCTGGCCAAGCAGTTGGAGGCTCTAATGTCCAAAGTATGTCAGGTTACCGGCAAGCGTCCGGTAACTGGAAATAACGTTTCACACTCAATGCGTAAGACACGTCGTCGTTTCTTGCCGAACCTGCATACCCATCGTTTTTGGGTTGAGTCTGAAAACCGCTTCGTCAAGCTGCGCGTTTCCACTAAAGGAATGCGCATTATTGATAAAAACGGTATCGACGCAGTGTTGG includes the following:
- the rsmD gene encoding 16S rRNA (guanine(966)-N(2))-methyltransferase RsmD: MTRQRSSRSSASRRTPAQRGGKSLGKLRIIGGEFRRRQLPILDSPGLRPTPDRVRETLFNWLGQQLYGQQVLDLFAGTGALGIEAVSRGAACVDFVERDPRVAAQLSTNLASLHITSSTVHINDVQAYLTRPAQPYSLVFLDPPFHQQLAEPCCKALESGGWLSDGAMIYLETETSLAPEVPANWQLHRETQAGESTARLYQRQ
- the ftsY gene encoding signal recognition particle-docking protein FtsY, whose translation is MFGFFKRKNKQDPQQAPQDSQQAPQDSQQAPEEEQRLKDQPQKRADEGDIEAPDTSSEAVEETPPVPDTLPEPEPEPEPEPEPEPEPEPEPEPEPEPEPEPEPEPEPVRETAQRPALQEKPVAEKSKQQGEQKGWFARIKSGLGKTRANLTDGIADLFLGKKQIDDELLEDLETQLLMADVGIDATTEIIGRLEARVSRKELNNPEALYRGLQEELSTMLAPVAKPLVLEKAGKGPFVILVVGVNGVGKTTTIGKLTQRFQREGKSVMLAAGDTFRAAAVEQLKVWGERNHVPVIAQHTGADSASVIYDAVAAATARGVDVLIADTAGRLHNKSHLMEELKKVHRVMQKLDDTAPHEVMLVLDAGTGQNAISQASTFNDAVPVSGITLTKLDGTAKGGIIFALAKQLETPIRFIGVGEGIDDLRPFEANDFVHALFDRQGDDASA
- the ftsE gene encoding cell division ATP-binding protein FtsE, yielding MIAFEHVGKRYGGRFEALAHLNFRVARGEMVFLTGHSGAGKSSLLRLVMRLEKPSRGRVVVAGHDIAQLHASQVPFYRRQIGVVFQDHQLLFDRSIFHNVSLPLEIQGVEPREAARRVRAALDKVGLLHREKALPIELSGGEQQRVGIARAVVNKPALLLADEPTGNLDPQLSADIMALFEDFNRIGTTVMIASHDLALIAQLRHRILRLSDGRLVADEGAA
- the ftsX gene encoding permease-like cell division protein FtsX — encoded protein: MKSSATPRRQQGAALKTPRKTAAKPPADKPSQRGARSQQTRFSSRLRAWGRHHRSMAWDSFQRLVRYPLGNLLTMLAIAIALVLPAALWLTLDSARLLDAELDESATLTVYLELSTDDAQAQRIEEAVSAEQSVLETQLISAEQGMAEFQQSLGLDNALAGLESNPLPISIVVHPSSIEPAAMQQLAATLEAFSGVDEVRLDLAWVERLRNLAELGRRVALALGALFGLGVLLVVGNTIRLSVESRRREIEVVMLIGATHAFVRRPFLYSGAWYGVGGGLLALGLLGLGNHWLSLPVAALAASYGASFSLPQLDVTGSTILLSCSTLLGWLGAWLAVTRHLSSIRPK
- the rpoH gene encoding RNA polymerase sigma factor RpoH → MSTSLIPVGQLSPGGDLGGYIRAVNGISVLTADEERELAYRLYDDGDLEAARRLVMSHLRFVVHIARSYSGYGLPQADLIQEGNVGLMKAVKRFDPNQGVRLVSFAVHWIKAEIHEFVLRNWRIVKIATTKAQRKLFFNLRSAKKRLAWLNNDEVSAIAKDLDVKPEIVRDMEGRLSSYDAGFDAPAGDDEESTYQAPVHFLDDAASDPATQLEDSNFEEDSTRRLQVALEGLDERSRDILQRRWLADSKETLHDLADVYGVSAERIRQLEKNAMKKLRQKMGEPMVA
- the slmA gene encoding nucleoid occlusion factor SlmA, coding for MSEDQKPRRREQILQALALMLEEDSGKRITTAALARQVGVSEAALYRHFPSKARMFEGLIDFIEESIFERITRILDDVPDATTRCGTILALLLGFAEKNPGLARVMGGDVLTGETARLRQRVNQLFERLEMQLKQILREAELREGLRPTIPASAAANLLAAQAEGRISQYVRSDFKRLPTQHWEDQWSLLSAQLLRAAVQPA
- the argB gene encoding acetylglutamate kinase, with translation MSSASRDPQVVVEVLSEALPYIQQFSGKTVVVKYGGNAMTESTLIDSFARDIVLMKEVGINPVVVHGGGPQIGDLLKKLNIESRFVNGMRVTDSQTMDVVEMVLGGLVNKSIVNLINQSGGKAIGLTGKDGAQIRARQLKVEHQSPEMTAPEIIDIGHVGEVESISTELIEMLAARDFIPVIAPIGVDAAGHSYNINADLVAGKIAEALNAEKLMLLTNVAGLMNAEGEVLTGLTTAQVDALIEDGTIYGGMLPKIRCALDAVKGGVNSSHIIDGRVPHAVLLEIFTNAGVGTLITDAS
- a CDS encoding phosphomannomutase/phosphoglucomutase, translating into MNAQTVPASIFRAYDIRGIVDDTLTEETVEMIGRAVGSEAAARGESSVVVARDGRLSGARLQAALMRGLNAAGRDVIDIGMVPTPVLYFATHILPNTQSGVMVTGSHNPPDYNGFKIVLSGETLSGDAITALFERIQSGNLESGQGSITQQDLRETYLARILGDVKINRPIKAVVDCGNGVAGELGPQLLTRLGIDTTALFDEIDGHFPNHHPDPGKPENMQDLMRKVQETGADIGLAFDGDGDRVGVVTSTGKLIYPDHLLMVFATDMLTRQPGAKVIFDIKCTGNLVKVISDAGGEPEMWRTGHSLIKARMKETGAQLGGEMSGHIFFQERWYGFDDGLYAAARLVEILANQPDDADTFFATFPQDVGTPEINIAVTDANKFSLMDKLAREGDFGEGIKTTLDGIRVDYPDGWGLCRASNTTPALVMRFEGKDDAALARIKAVFNNALQRVAPDIELPQ
- the dut gene encoding dUTP diphosphatase, whose amino-acid sequence is MSARPRLQCKVLDERLHDYLPTYATAGSAGMDLRALLDAPLTLAPGDCQLVRTGIAIYIEDPGLAGMILPRSGLGHKHGIVLGNLVGLIDSDYQGELMISVWNRGQSDFTLAPFDRLAQYVLVPVVQAELALVDAFEDSLRGSGGFGSTGSQ
- the coaBC gene encoding bifunctional phosphopantothenoylcysteine decarboxylase/phosphopantothenate--cysteine ligase CoaBC, translated to MASVADTTSTPINAFTAASTLVGKRVLLGVSAGIAAYKSALLVRLLKQAGCEVRVVMTDGAQAFITPLTLQALSGEPVRTSLLDPEAEAGMGHIELARWADIVLIAPATADLIARLVHGMADDLLTTLCLASEAPKLIAPAMNQAMWRHPATQRNVAQLQQDGWQQIGPDAGDQACGDVGPGRMSEPEEIFSAVMALFAAQSSSHYGSSASASHVVITAGPTREPLDPVRYISNHSSGKMGFALAAAAVAQGAKVTLISGPVNLPTPPGVTRIDVESAEQMHSEAQRLAPQAALFIGCAAVADYRAAAPAEHKLKKQDNSDTLTLTLVKNPDIIASIAALPAGQRPLVVGFAAETQEIERYAQDKLQRKGLDMIVANDVSQAGLGFGSDQNAAWLLWRTAEGVESRAEAPQPKTQLAATIIHQALALLSTTAPETTSTNASGESQ
- the radC gene encoding DNA repair protein RadC, with protein sequence MGINHWPEGERPREKLLNTGAQALSDAELLAIFLRVGVQGRSAVDLARDLLTSFGGLRQLLEADQASFCAAHGLGTAKYAQLQATLELSRRHLASQMARGNALTSPALVRHYLSSQLRHLGHEEFAVLFLDTQHRIIRYESLFRGTLDSASVYPREVAKRALELSAGAVILAHNHPSGVAEPSDADRRITERLKDALALFEVRVLDHFVVGDGEVVSFAERGWL
- the rpmB gene encoding 50S ribosomal protein L28, with product MSKVCQVTGKRPVTGNNVSHSMRKTRRRFLPNLHTHRFWVESENRFVKLRVSTKGMRIIDKNGIDAVLVDIRKRGDAI